The DNA sequence TTAACCTGTGCTGGATTAATTTGGAAGCCAATATTGAAGTATATTAAGCACCTGCCGAGTTTTTCGTAATATGACAACATGCAATTGTCTTTGAGTGCCATGACTAAGTAATTTTGGATTTTTCCTGAAttctaaattattttattccacTGAAACAGATACCTTCCGATTAGGTTTAAGTTTACTTGATGATAAAGTGCATTTGGAAAAAGAATTCTGAAATTGTACTATGATAATGTCTCATATTAGGAAAaataattctttaatatttctgTATGTCGAAATCACTTGATAGGAATTGAAGCTAGAGGGTTCATGTTTGGTACATCTGTAGCTCTAGCCATTGGTGCAAAGTTTGTTCCATTGCGCAAGCCAGGAAAATTGCCAGGTATTCTAAGTTTCTGTCCTTTCAAGAACTCATTGAGTTGATTAAGTTAATAATAAATAGTCTCTAGGACTTGTTCTCATTACTGCATCTCATTGTTTTGGAGGAGAAGTTGTGATAATGTCAGTTTAGATATTAGTATTTCTCTATCTGTTCCATCTTTAACCATCAAAGTCAATGTTCATATCTTGTGACACAGTTTTTTGTTCGTTGGATGAAATGAAAGTGGATTCGATGGATTAGAGTCTCAAAGATGCAATGATATTTAGTTGAGGAAACAAACCATTTTAATATAGGATAGgatgtttaaatttattttactttgtcGCTTGCCAAATATTTAATTCTCAGGAGTAATATCTTTTACAATACTAATCAAATTGGGCTCTGCTCCCATGCTTCCTACCCCATCTTGGAGTATGGTCCTGATTGAGGACTGCTTTTAAAGGCTGGTCTTGAAAAAGAAACCTTTTAAATGCTTGACtactatttttggaaagtcttATCTCAGCATTGACAACACTGGACAGGTAAGGTAATTTCAGAATCATATGAACTGGAGTATGGGAATGATTGTTTGGAAATGCATGTTGGAGCTGTACAGCAGGGTGATAAAGCAGTCGTAATTGATGATTTGGTAGCTACTGGTGGAACGCTTTCTGCAGCAATTAAACTTCTAGGTAACTTCTGGTCATAACATTGAATCCTGCGGGCTCTGGCTCAGCTAATGAATGTTTTCTGTGCTACAATCTAGAACGGATGGGGGCCGAAGTGATTGAATGTGGTTGCGTTATCGGAGTGCCAGATGTCAAGGTAGTGATTACTTATCATTCTCTTTTTTGACTTTGCTTTGTTATATGAATTCTCATATTTCCGAGATTTGAAACAAGTTGTTAATCAAAGATGTtaacaaaaagcaaaaaatattagtGCGAAAAGAAGAGGGCAGTCCGATGCGCGAAGCATCCGGCTTGCAAGCAGGGTGCGGGTAAGGGCCGCACTCTTACGTGATGTGATGTTAGCCTATCCTGATGCAAGCATCAGTGGCTAGTTTCACGGCTCGAACGTGTGACCTATAGTTCACACCGAGACAACTTTACCGTTGCTCTAAGGCTCCCCCTGATATCCCTGAGGGGCTGTCATACTACTCCACCACAACCTTTGATGGTATAAGTGCAAATAATTCTAGTATTTTTTTAAGCTCACTTCAGTAGTCCATATATGATAAGAAATTTGTAATTACCATCGAGGAGATAACTATCATTTCAAACTCAGTGGAATTGTTTaagtttttcttaaaaaaagaaCATCCAAAGCTCGTGCAAAGATTGAGCGAAAGAGAAGTTCGACGTAAAAGATTGAGCAATAGGATTCGACTTGTTATTTGAGATTGTATATGTATTTCTCAATAGACCTGGCTGAGGTTCCTATATTATCTTTAAGGCATGTGCTAGTTAAAACAGGATGTGAGACTAACTAGAATAAACAGGCTCGAGttgtctctctctttttttattttttttatttttttagcaaTAGACCTGGCTGAGGTTCCTCTATTATCTTTTAACGCATGTGCTAGTTAAAACAGGATGTCAGACTAACTAGAATACACGGGCTCAACTGCTCAAGTTGTCTTTTTTGATTTCTCTTCCCCTTTTCTCTGACTGAAAAGAAAATACAGATCCTTACCTGTTTCTTTGGCATGCAATAGTTTTTGTCTTCACAAACAAGATCTCATCTGCAAATCTCAGAAATACCAATCTGCCCTGCTGCtgttcaaatttaattttcttgaaatgcTAACTAGACAAATTTACGTTACTTTTTCCCTTCCTTGCTAATAGGATTTAGGATGTTAAGAAAATGGAGGTCTATTTATTCAGTTGCAAATATAACTCATATTGCCATTGTGTATCTCTTCATTTTAGTTGGGAACAAATGAGGTTCCTAGTTAATTTTTATACAATCTGAGATCTGAACCAACTTTTGTTTGTGCAACATAACTTACTAAGTTTTTTTCCCTCTGTTTTTCAGGGGCAAAGCAGGCTAAAGGGAAAGCCTCTCTATATTCTTGTCGAACCTCGGGAACTAGAGGACTCTTGATGAGGTACACATCATTTTCTTCCTagattcagtttcagttctgaGATTATAGTGCCTATATAGCTTTCTTGTAATCTTCATAGAGGTAGAAATATGTGTTCACTTAAACACTTAAATTTGGTTTTCTTACGATCCTTATTCTTTTCGCCGTATTGTTCTTTAAAGAATCTGtctattctttttcttattattccGGTGACAAATATTACTCCCATTTTGGTTCTTGCTTGATCTTGAGCTGTTAGGATGACAAAGAGGATAATGGATAGTGGTTGCTCGAGTTGAACGTTTTCCTTTTTGTCTTTGACGCGCTAGTAAATGatcaaatttcattttcattaacaGATCTATTGCAGATCACTATGAAAATACTTAGTCACACCCGAAAGAATTTATGTGAGAATGTGTATAACCATTGATAACCATATATGTAAAAACACGAGTGAATCCCACTTTACCTCCTAACATTGAAGGGTTGGGAAACGATACCCCCCTCACATATTGAATGGGAACGATAATCCCCATATCCAATATTTTCCGGTgagaataaataattaatttcaaaaaaataataaaaagtcaCTAAACTAGTCATTGAAACGAGATTTAATCTTTGTTAAATCTTACctatatttttctctatatgTTCAAGTTTTGAATCTTTCGTcattaaaacacaaaatttGGTGGACTGGAAACCAAAGAGAAGATAATTCAATTGCTTATGTAAAATAGTGCTAAGTagtaattattaaatttatcaATATATCTTACGACAAGTAACAAGAGaaagtttctttttatattttggacGAATTCAAAATCACGACTAAAAtcatatatgatattattttgattaaa is a window from the Lycium ferocissimum isolate CSIRO_LF1 unplaced genomic scaffold, AGI_CSIRO_Lferr_CH_V1 ctg7575, whole genome shotgun sequence genome containing:
- the LOC132045663 gene encoding adenine phosphoribosyltransferase 5; translated protein: MFAAENGLRGDPRLQGISQAIRVVPDFPKPGIMFQDITTLLLNHKVFKDTVDIFVDRYKDMDISVVAGIEARGFMFGTSVALAIGAKFVPLRKPGKLPGKVISESYELEYGNDCLEMHVGAVQQGDKAVVIDDLVATGGTLSAAIKLLERMGAEVIECGCVIGVPDVKGQSRLKGKPLYILVEPRELEDS